The window ATCTTCACACCCCAGAATTTTCAGAGTTGTTGATATACTCACATCAGGTTTCATGCCAAAATCAAAACAAAGAAGCTGGACACAGAAAAAGCTAATTGTCTATGCAAAAATCTGATCCAAAAATTGGTACGGATTTCTTCATTGAAAACtgcttattctattttttttagaaaattcCCTTCCTCTTTCATTTTCGCAGTTCATTCTCCTTCTCTGTCAATGACCCCTGGATCACTATCATTTCTCACCATGCTTCTTATAATTGCTTAGATAAAACTTATTACTTACTTAGAGGGTGGGGATTTCTATTTGTGTGCATTCTTTATTTCTAATAACCATTGCACACATCCAAGCAATTTGCTTGTGAAACTCAACtctgaaattggcatgaaagaaTCCAAGCCCACAGAAGGCTCTGACCCCAAattccttttgttttttttttaaactttggctCTGTAAGATTGCATTCCCGGGCAACTTTGAAGCTAATTTTAATGATAAATATTCTTTAAGCGTACCCATTTTgagttcctcttctttaagaCTTGTTTTTGTTTCCACAGGAATATGAAGGGCTGGAACAGGAAAACACAGCTCTAAAAAGGGAAATAAGGAAACTTAGTGAAGAAGTGAAACATTTATCAGATGCTTTAAAAGATCATGAACGAGCATGTCCAATGATACGCTGTACCATGAACTTTGCCACAACGCCCAGATCTCACCCTAATATAATCGCCAGTTGTCTGTCATGTGAAGGACAAAGTGGAGTCTCATAGATGGTctaaacattgatttttttaaaaattggtatttTTTTAAGAAAAGTTATGATATATAAATTTTTTAACGACTTTGATTCTTGTACGGTACCAAGAGAATCCTGAAAACATTATGCTTGGGCCATATTGTGACCTATATGATGCTGCTGTAGTCTGGACATTGTATGGCATGTCTAAGGATACAGATTTTGCAAGTTTATTGCCCAGTGTGTAAATTCTGCTTAGCTTAATCTATTGAACAGGAAGAAAGTATTTTGAAAATGAACAgctttttaacattttttctgACATTTTAGTGATATATTTGTCACAAATCAAATAGAATGTTTTCAAATTTCTCACGACTTATGAATCTGAAATGGAATACATTGTGGCACAGGCTCTCAGAAATCTTAATTTTAAGCATATGTAATCCAAAGTGACCAAAAAATGGTTGTCATAAACTTTGTGATCATGAGCTTTCGAGCCTTTCGCTGTATGGGTGTTCCAGTTCCTCTAAAGCATGAAGGAAACAAGCCATCAGGATCGTGCACTAAATGAAGTGAGGTAGTGACTCAGAATTGCCTCTAAATAGCCTAGAATAATTCATCTTATATCTCATCAGTGACGGTAATGAGGAAGAGCATTCAACATCTCCTGAAAGTGATGCTACCTTTCTACAAAATAAATTGTTTCCTTATCTTTGAAGGACCCTTCTAATTTAAGTGTTGCTTTACAGCTGAAACCCAACATTACTggaagcaaaacacaaaagtctgcagatatgtGGCCCTGATGTCATGGTTGCACGGATTGAGCAACCTCTCATGATGATCCACCAGGGTTCCATAAATTCAGATGTCTAATTATGACGTTTGCCACAACACCCTTTGTAATCAACCCATTAGTCATTTAAAACTTTCCTCTATTATTTACCATAAATGGGTTAATTCTTTCAATTtcaaagaaacaaaagaaaattcaACTGAATTTATATTCATACAATGGTATTTTACAACTGAAGTTATCAGCAGAACCAAACAATATAAACTGTtatatttcaattaattattttaatttttgaaaatctTTGATATGCATGACTCTCTATTGTGGCCTTTTTGGATTGTATCAATTGCTGTGGATTTTTTGATGTCTTTGTTTAGCATATTGACATTGTTTGACTTTCTTTATATTAAAAAGTAGATGAACATGTCTCAGTGGTTTCCAGAAATGCAACTGGTTGCAGTGAACTGACAAGTTGAATTCTTACTCTTTTACCATCTCCCAAAGGAGCAAACAGCCACTCACAACATCAGAATCCTTTCAAATTAAGCACAGTGGAAATTTGCTTCACCAAACAAGGTTGATTGTTAAATTAGATGGCTTTTTTGCAAGCATATATTTTCTTCTGTGACATTTGTTGAAAAGTCAGAAATTTTGGGGGAAGGAATCAATTTGTTTTGACTTTGGTTGTAGGTGCATCCACAGTAAAAGTTCACTTTGAATATGGCAAGTAAGCatttttcatatctttgcctggAGATAAAGTCGCTAATTGCAACGCGAGTGGTGATGCCTGcaataaaatatgttttaatggTTATTATTGTCTTTTTCAACTTTATCTATAAAATGTATTTATAACATGACTTTGTCTTCAGACATGATTCTATGCTATTTAATTGCTGTCAGCTATGAAGCTTAAGAATTCTAGAACAGAAGGAGAAGTGAAGAAAATGTTTCATCTTGTGGAATATTCTATAACTAGAGTTCATTGTTtgacaataacactggacaaaatGAAGTACAGAGACAACATAGGCATTGAGTGCCATTGGCATTCATATGAAATTTGTTCAATTTCACTAgtattatgagctcccattttagtaaaatgggattatcactgtaagggatagtataaacaggagggactgaatggtcatagTTAACAAATCACAGCTCAGCGATAATTCGAT of the Narcine bancroftii isolate sNarBan1 chromosome 4, sNarBan1.hap1, whole genome shotgun sequence genome contains:
- the batf3 gene encoding basic leucine zipper transcriptional factor ATF-like 3 isoform X2, which codes for MSGLESAENPAHSPASSSSADRASQDYGGGDNKKLRRREKNRIAAQRSRKKQTLKADQLHEEYEGLEQENTALKREIRKLSEEVKHLSDALKDHERACPMIRCTMNFATTPRSHPNIIASCLSCEGQSGVS